The following proteins come from a genomic window of Eretmochelys imbricata isolate rEreImb1 chromosome 11, rEreImb1.hap1, whole genome shotgun sequence:
- the LOC144271820 gene encoding tubulin alpha-4A chain encodes MRECISVHVGQAGVQMGNTCWELYCLEHGIQPDGQMPSEKTIGGGDDSFTTFFCETGAGKHVPRAIFVDLEPTVIDEIRTGIYRQLFHPEQLITGKEDAANNYARGHYTIGKEIIDQVLDRIRKLADQCTGLQGFLVFHSFGGGTGSGFTSLLMERLSVDYGKKSKLEFAIYPAPQVSTAVVEPYNSILTTHTTLEHSDCAFMVDNEAIYDICRRNLDIERPTYTNLNRLISQIVSSITASLRFDGALNVDLTEFQTNLVPYPRIHFPLATYAPVISAEKAYHEQLSVAEITNSCFEPANQMVKCDPRHGKYMACCLLYRGDVVPKDVNAAIAAIKTKRSIQFVDWCPTGFKVGINYQPPTVVPGGDLAKVQRAVCMLSNTTAIAEAWARLDHKFDLMYAKRAFVHWYVGEGMEEGEFSEAREDMAALEKDYEEVGLDSYEDEEEGEEY; translated from the exons ATG cGTGAATGTATCTCAGTCCATGTCGGCCAGGCCGGCGTCCAGATGGGCAACACCTGCTGGGAGCTGTACTGCCTGGAGCATGGCATCCAGCCAGACGGGCAGATGCCCAGCGAGAAGACCATCGGGGGAGGGGACGACTCCTTTACCACCTTCTTCTGTGAGACGGGCGCTGGGAAGCACGTCCCCAGGGCTATCTTTGTGGACCTGGAACCCACCGTGATCG ATGAGATTCGGACCGGCATCTACCGCCAGCTCTTCCACCCAGAGCAGCTCATCACCGGCAAGGAAGATGCTGCCAATAACTATGCCCGTGGGCACTACACAATCGGCAAGGAGATCATCGACCAAGTGCTGGACAGGATCCGGAAGCTG GCCGACCAGTGCACAGGGCTCCAGGGCTTCCTGGTTTTCCACAGCTTCGGGGGCGGCACCGGGTCTGGATTCACTTCCCTGCTGATGGAGCGTCTCTCCGTTGACTATGGCAAGAAGTCCAAGCTGGAGTTCGCCATCTACCCAGCGCCTCAGGTCTCCACTGCGGTGGTGGAGCCCTACAACTCCATCCTGACGACCCACACCACCCTGGAGCACTCGGACTGCGCCTTCATGGTCGACAACGAGGCCATCTACGACATCTGCCGCAGGAACCTGGACATCGAGCGCCCCACCTACACCAACCTGAACCGCCTTATTAGCCAGATCGTGTCCTCCATCACCGCCTCCCTCCGATTCGATGGTGCCCTCAATGTGGATCTGACAGAGTTCCAGACCAACCTGGTGCCCTACCCCCGCATCCACTTCCCACTGGCCACCTACGCCCCCGTCATCTCTGCAGAGAAGGCCTACCATGAGCAGCTCTCTGTGGCTGAGATCACAAACTCTTGCTTTGAGCCAGCCAACCAGATGGTGAAGTGTGACCCCCGCCACGGGAAATACATGGCCTGCTGCCTCTTGTACCGCGGGGATGTGGTGCCCAAAGATGTCAACGCTGCCATTGCTGCCATCAAAACCAAGCGCAGCATCCAGTTCGTAGACTGGTGCCCAACTGGCTTCAAGGTTGGCATCAACTACCAGCCCCCGACGGTGGTTCCCGGCGGCGACCTGGCCAAGGTGCAGCGGGCCGTGTGCATGCTGAGCAACACCACGGCCATTGCCGAGGCCTGGGCTCGGCTGGACCACAAGTTTGACCTGATGTATGCCAAGCGGGCCTTCGTGCACTGGTACGTGGGAGAGGGCATGGAGGAGGGGGAGTTCTCAGAGGCCCGGGAGGACATGGCTGCCCTGGAGAAGGATTACGAGGAGGTGGGCCTTGACTCCTATGAGGAtgaagaggagggagaggagtacTGA
- the STK16 gene encoding LOW QUALITY PROTEIN: serine/threonine-protein kinase 16 (The sequence of the model RefSeq protein was modified relative to this genomic sequence to represent the inferred CDS: inserted 1 base in 1 codon): MGHALCACARGSLSIEGQRYLLLQRLGEGGFSYVDLVEGLQDGXFYALKRILCHDKEDYREALHEVEMHGLFEHPNILRLEAHCMVEKGPKHEAWLLLPFLRRGTLWSEVEALRDKGTFLAEERIVPILLGICRGLQAIHAKGYAHRDLKPTNVLLDDKEQPVLMDLGSMNRARIEVKGSREAMAVQDWAAQRCTISYRAPELFTVQSHCVIDERTDIWSLGCVLYCMMFGEGPYDLIFQKGDSVALAVQNQLRVPPSSRYSIALEHLLSSMMAVSPQERPHVSHILDQLEGLQSAPSGQDTTRI; this comes from the exons ATGGGCCACGCGCTGTGCGCCTGCGCGCGGGGCAGCCTCAGCATCGAGGGGCAGCGCTACCTGCTGCTGCAGcgcctgggggaggg AGGCTTCAGCTACGTGGACTTGGTGGAGGGGCTGCAGGACG CGTTCTATGCCCTGAAACGCATCCTGTGCCATGACAAGGAGGACTACCGGGAAGCCCTGCACGAGGTGGAAATGCATGGCCTCTTCGAGCACCCCAACATCCTGCGGCTCGAGGCCCACTGCATGGTAGAGAAAGGGCCCAAGCACGAGGCCTGGCTGCTGTTGCCCTTTCTCAGG AGAGGGACCCTGTGGAGCGAGGTGGAAGCTCTGCGAGACAAAGGCACCTTCCTGGCTGAGGAGCGGATTGTCCCCATTCTCCTTGGCATCTGCCGAGGGCTGCAGGCCATTCATGCCAAGGGCTATGCACACAG AGACCTGAAGCCCACCAATGTGCTGCTGGATGACAAGGAGCAGCCAGTGCTGATGGACCTGGGCTCCATGAACCGGGCCCGCATTGAGGTCAAGGGCTCCCGGGAAGCCATGGCTGTGCAG GACTGGGCGGCTCAGCGCTGCACAATCTCCTACCGGGCACCTGAGCTCTTCACGGTGCAGAGTCACTGCGTTATCGACGAGCGAACAGACATCTGG TCCCTAGGCTGCGTGCTGTACTGCATGATGTTCGGCGAGGGCCCCTATGACCTCATCTTCCAGAAGGGCGACAGCGTGGCTCTGGCTGTGCAGAACCAGCTCCGCGTGCCCCCCAGCAGCAG GTATTCCATTGCCCTGGAGCACCTGCTCTCCTCCATGATGGCAGTGAGCCCTCAGGAGCGGCCCCACGTCTCCCACATACTTGACCAGCTGGAGGGGCTGCAGTCAGCACCAAGTGGCCAGGACACCACACGGATCTGA